A region from the Acidiferrobacter sp. SPIII_3 genome encodes:
- a CDS encoding glycosyltransferase family 4 protein encodes MRVVLIRQRYRPDGGAERFVARAAQALSARGVEITLVTRDWPQGTSDMRIERCNPRYLGSIWRDLGFALCACRKLRTFKADLVQSHERMACADIFRAGDGLHRSWLAQRRRTTDLWGRIRLRLNPYHVYALAAEAKALTHPRLRAVICGSRMVRDEIAAAFPQTRGKLVVLYNGVDIRHFHPDVKAEHDAVRQRHGIPFGNTVFVFVGSGFYRKGLAEAMKAIALLPASAGLLVVGQDRHEARYRRLGQTLGIGDRLWFAGRQSDPRPFYGAADAFILPALYDPSPNVVLEAMACGLPVVTSRSAGNFELLVEGETGFVRDALDTDGLAEACASLLDRARCAAMGQAARTAIEPYDLQLMGERFVAFYEDLLRAKSDHD; translated from the coding sequence ATGCGCGTCGTCCTGATCCGCCAACGCTACCGCCCCGACGGCGGCGCCGAACGCTTCGTGGCACGGGCCGCCCAGGCCCTATCCGCGCGGGGCGTGGAGATCACGCTTGTGACGCGCGACTGGCCGCAGGGCACAAGCGACATGCGCATCGAGCGCTGCAATCCCCGCTATCTCGGTTCGATCTGGCGGGACCTCGGATTTGCCCTGTGTGCCTGCCGCAAACTGCGCACGTTCAAGGCAGACCTCGTGCAGAGCCACGAGCGCATGGCCTGCGCCGACATCTTCCGGGCCGGCGATGGCCTGCATCGCAGCTGGCTTGCGCAACGCCGCAGAACGACCGACCTCTGGGGACGGATCCGGTTGCGGCTCAACCCCTACCACGTCTACGCACTGGCCGCCGAGGCCAAGGCCCTCACGCACCCGCGTCTGCGCGCGGTCATCTGCGGGTCGCGCATGGTGCGCGATGAGATCGCCGCCGCCTTCCCGCAGACCAGGGGCAAGCTCGTGGTCCTCTACAACGGCGTCGATATCCGACACTTCCATCCGGACGTAAAGGCCGAACACGATGCGGTGCGGCAGCGCCACGGCATCCCGTTTGGCAATACCGTGTTCGTGTTCGTGGGGTCGGGCTTCTACCGCAAGGGACTCGCCGAGGCGATGAAGGCCATCGCCTTGTTGCCCGCCTCGGCGGGCCTGCTGGTGGTCGGGCAGGACCGACACGAGGCGCGCTACCGGCGGCTGGGGCAGACGCTCGGGATCGGAGACCGCCTGTGGTTCGCCGGGCGCCAGAGCGATCCCCGGCCATTTTATGGCGCCGCCGACGCCTTCATCCTGCCGGCCCTCTACGATCCCTCGCCCAACGTCGTGCTCGAGGCCATGGCCTGCGGGCTGCCGGTTGTCACGAGCCGCTCGGCCGGGAACTTCGAGCTGCTCGTCGAGGGCGAGACCGGCTTTGTTCGCGATGCCCTCGACACCGATGGTCTGGCAGAGGCCTGCGCGTCGCTTCTCGACCGCGCGCGCTGCGCGGCGATGGGTCAAGCGGCGCGCACGGCTATCGAACCCTACGATCTGCAGCTCATGGGCGAACGTTTCGTAGCCTTTTACGAAGACCTCCTGCGCGCGAAGAGCGATCATGACTAG
- the rfaQ gene encoding putative lipopolysaccharide heptosyltransferase III translates to MDKPAGLRYCDAMLPDAIDPAVVRRALVIKFRHHGDVLLAAPVFRVLRALIPKVEVDALIYEDSLDMLRLNPDIATIHTIDRRTRDLPFSRKIAAERRLLTALKDRHYDLVVHLTEHPRGAVLARILKPRYAVARRYPGRRGRWWRKSFTHLYDVPARQRHTVETHLDALRRLGLMIPPEEKTLRLVAGPEAWSGVDGRLTRAGLAARPFLVIHPTSRWLFKAWPATSMTALIRKLQAAGHTLVVTSGPDAAERQVIGEILAPLQPSDTLIDWSGTLTLKELAALLQRARLFIGVDSAPMHMASAMGTPVVAIFGPSGDQEWAPWQVPARVLTASTYSCRPCGFAGCGDGQLSECMGAVGVDEALQAITDLLEDTKTRACASS, encoded by the coding sequence GTGGACAAGCCGGCGGGGCTTCGTTATTGTGATGCGATGCTCCCCGATGCTATCGATCCCGCCGTCGTACGCCGCGCCCTCGTCATAAAGTTCCGCCACCATGGCGATGTCTTGCTGGCCGCGCCTGTATTCCGGGTCCTGCGCGCCTTGATCCCGAAGGTCGAGGTGGACGCCTTGATCTATGAAGACAGCCTCGACATGCTGCGCCTCAATCCCGACATTGCCACCATCCACACGATCGACCGGCGCACGCGCGACCTGCCGTTCTCCCGGAAGATCGCCGCTGAAAGACGGCTGCTGACAGCCCTGAAGGACCGTCACTACGACCTCGTCGTGCACCTCACCGAACATCCGCGCGGGGCCGTGCTTGCCCGAATCCTGAAGCCGCGCTACGCGGTCGCGCGCCGCTACCCGGGACGGCGGGGGCGCTGGTGGCGCAAGAGCTTCACGCACCTCTATGACGTCCCCGCCCGCCAACGTCACACCGTGGAGACTCATCTCGACGCCCTGCGCCGATTGGGGCTCATGATACCGCCCGAAGAGAAGACCTTGCGGCTGGTGGCAGGACCCGAGGCCTGGAGCGGCGTGGATGGGCGCCTTACACGGGCCGGGCTTGCTGCGCGTCCGTTTCTCGTCATCCACCCGACGTCACGCTGGCTCTTCAAGGCCTGGCCCGCAACCTCCATGACCGCGCTCATACGCAAGCTCCAGGCCGCGGGACACACCCTCGTCGTGACATCAGGGCCCGATGCCGCGGAGCGCCAGGTGATCGGCGAGATCCTGGCACCGCTTCAGCCCTCGGATACGCTCATCGACTGGAGCGGGACACTGACCCTGAAGGAGCTCGCCGCCCTTTTGCAAAGGGCGCGGCTCTTCATAGGCGTGGACTCGGCGCCGATGCATATGGCCTCGGCCATGGGTACACCCGTGGTCGCCATCTTCGGGCCGAGCGGAGACCAGGAGTGGGCGCCCTGGCAGGTACCGGCGCGCGTCCTCACCGCCTCGACTTATAGTTGCCGGCCCTGTGGGTTTGCCGGCTGCGGCGACGGACAGTTGAGCGAATGCATGGGGGCGGTGGGAGTCGACGAGGCCTTGCAGGCCATCACGGACCTCCTCGAGGACACGAAGACACGCGCATGCGCGTCGTCCTGA
- a CDS encoding GtrA family protein has product MAAGVGAQEYRRLLAFAVVGTLGFLVDAGVVLGLTGSGVDALSAQAAAFVAAVTVTWLGNRSWTFRDRVGRSSLSGEWARYVSANVVGWVVNNGVYALLVLTVPLTMREPVWAVAAGSLAGLAFNYTAARRVVFS; this is encoded by the coding sequence TTGGCGGCAGGGGTTGGTGCCCAGGAATACCGCCGGCTGCTCGCGTTCGCGGTCGTCGGTACCTTGGGGTTTCTGGTCGATGCGGGCGTCGTGCTCGGACTTACCGGTTCGGGCGTGGATGCGCTGTCGGCCCAGGCCGCGGCGTTCGTGGCGGCAGTGACCGTCACCTGGCTGGGCAATCGTTCCTGGACCTTCCGGGATCGCGTCGGTCGCTCGAGCCTTTCCGGGGAGTGGGCGCGCTACGTCTCGGCGAATGTCGTGGGCTGGGTCGTCAATAACGGCGTCTACGCGCTACTTGTCCTGACAGTGCCGCTTACCATGCGCGAGCCGGTATGGGCGGTGGCCGCCGGTTCCCTCGCGGGCCTCGCCTTCAACTACACCGCGGCCCGCCGGGTAGTCTTTTCGTGA
- a CDS encoding glycosyltransferase family 2 protein — MKSRAPIAVLIPCYNEGSSIGSVISDFRKALPHAQIFVYDNNSTDDTSQVARAAGATVREEPQQGKGHVVRRMFRDIDASFYVLVDGDNTYDAHVAPKMLEIAVRGPYDLVNCVRRDKDPAAYRLGHRFGNVFLTTIVRWMFGDGIRDMLSGYKILSRRFVKSFPALADGFDIETEIAVHALGLSMPIAHIEGRYRGRHLGSQSKLRTYRDGFRILWLISVLAKHERPMLFFSFFAAILASFSLALGLPVVLHYLATGRVPRFPTAILAMGVMLLASLSLTTGIILDTVTRGRREAKMLIYLQQDPPMALRESLPQTTET, encoded by the coding sequence ATGAAGAGCCGTGCGCCTATTGCCGTGCTGATACCCTGCTATAACGAGGGTTCCAGCATCGGCTCAGTGATATCTGACTTCCGGAAAGCGCTGCCTCACGCACAGATTTTTGTTTATGACAATAACTCAACTGACGATACATCCCAGGTAGCCCGCGCGGCTGGCGCGACTGTTCGAGAGGAACCACAACAAGGCAAAGGCCATGTTGTGCGACGCATGTTCCGTGATATTGACGCTAGCTTTTACGTGCTTGTTGACGGGGACAACACTTACGATGCGCACGTTGCGCCAAAAATGCTCGAAATTGCCGTTAGAGGACCTTATGATCTTGTCAACTGCGTGCGGCGCGACAAGGACCCCGCCGCGTATCGTCTTGGCCACCGCTTCGGTAACGTGTTTCTGACCACTATTGTGCGCTGGATGTTTGGTGACGGGATTCGGGACATGTTATCCGGATACAAAATCCTATCTCGCCGATTTGTGAAGTCGTTCCCGGCGCTGGCCGATGGCTTTGATATTGAAACCGAGATCGCTGTCCATGCTCTAGGGCTCTCTATGCCGATTGCCCATATTGAAGGGCGTTACCGTGGCCGGCACCTGGGCTCCCAGAGCAAGCTGCGCACCTACCGCGATGGTTTTCGCATTCTCTGGCTAATTAGTGTTCTGGCGAAACACGAACGGCCCATGTTATTTTTCTCTTTCTTCGCCGCCATTCTGGCGAGCTTTTCCTTGGCGTTGGGACTACCGGTGGTCTTGCATTATCTTGCCACTGGCCGGGTGCCTCGGTTCCCTACAGCGATTCTAGCCATGGGCGTCATGTTGTTGGCCTCTTTAAGCCTCACGACCGGCATCATATTGGACACCGTGACGCGCGGCCGTCGCGAAGCCAAGATGTTGATCTACCTCCAGCAAGATCCGCCGATGGCGCTCCGGGAGAGTTTGCCGCAAACAACGGAGACCTGA
- a CDS encoding IS1634 family transposase, protein MHIHIVPNRGSRPTILLRESYREGKKVKKRTIANLSHLPMPQIELLRAVFQGADLQPAGLGFVVERSQPHGHVEAVQRMMARLGLASLISAKPCRERDIVLALIASRILSPHTKLATTRWWHTTTLADEGGVADVDEQDCYAAMDWLLTRQDRIQKKLAARHLKADGLVLYDLSSSYFEGTTSHAAGNACPLARRGYSRDGRRGTLQVNYGLMTDDRGCPVAVSVHEGNVADPTTLMPEIARIKDEFGIAQFVMVGDRGMISSTAIATLRDHGGIDWITALKSTAIRALVEDKTIQPDLSLPAAWLVDETNLCEITHPDYPGERLVACRNPELAKLRAHKREELLQATEEALRTIQTRVEAGRLTGQDKIGLAVGRVVNRYQRPKHFTLTLTDTTLTFARKEDAIAAEAALDGIYIIRTSVKAERLDSASCVRHYQSLSQVERAFRSLKTVDLKVRPIHHRLSDRALPAAWPVRAHIFLCMLAYYVEWHLKEAWRELLFTDEDQAAKTTRDPVAPAERSAGAKAKIARRHHADGTPIHSFQTLLTELATIVRNTCCTSAEDDAPTFTVTTRPNPLQARAMELIDTLAV, encoded by the coding sequence ATGCATATCCATATCGTGCCCAATCGCGGGTCCCGCCCCACCATCCTGTTGCGGGAGTCCTATCGCGAGGGCAAGAAGGTCAAGAAGCGCACGATCGCCAATCTCTCGCATCTGCCGATGCCGCAGATCGAGCTTTTGCGCGCGGTCTTTCAGGGGGCGGATCTGCAACCGGCGGGTCTGGGGTTTGTGGTGGAGCGCTCCCAGCCGCACGGGCATGTAGAGGCGGTCCAGCGGATGATGGCGCGTCTGGGACTGGCTTCGCTGATCAGTGCCAAGCCCTGTCGGGAGCGCGATATCGTCCTGGCCCTCATCGCCTCCCGGATCTTGAGCCCCCACACAAAGCTCGCCACCACCCGCTGGTGGCATACCACCACCCTGGCAGACGAGGGCGGGGTCGCCGACGTCGATGAACAGGACTGCTATGCGGCCATGGACTGGCTCCTCACCCGTCAGGACCGCATCCAGAAGAAGTTGGCGGCCCGCCATCTCAAGGCCGATGGCCTCGTGCTCTATGATTTGAGTTCGAGCTACTTCGAGGGGACCACCAGCCATGCGGCCGGCAATGCCTGTCCTCTCGCACGACGAGGGTATAGCCGCGACGGCCGCCGCGGCACCCTGCAGGTGAACTATGGGCTCATGACCGACGACCGGGGCTGTCCGGTGGCGGTTTCCGTGCATGAGGGTAATGTCGCCGACCCCACCACCTTGATGCCCGAGATCGCCCGCATTAAAGACGAATTCGGTATTGCGCAGTTCGTGATGGTGGGTGATCGCGGCATGATCAGCAGTACGGCGATCGCAACCCTTCGCGACCACGGCGGTATCGACTGGATCACGGCCTTGAAGAGTACTGCGATCCGCGCCCTGGTCGAGGACAAGACGATCCAGCCCGATCTGTCATTGCCGGCCGCATGGCTGGTTGATGAGACCAACCTCTGCGAGATCACTCACCCCGACTATCCCGGAGAGCGGCTCGTGGCCTGTCGCAATCCGGAGCTCGCCAAGCTTCGGGCGCATAAGCGCGAAGAGCTCTTACAGGCCACTGAAGAGGCGTTGCGCACGATCCAGACCCGCGTCGAAGCCGGACGTCTTACGGGGCAGGACAAGATCGGGCTTGCCGTGGGGCGCGTCGTGAACCGCTACCAGAGGCCTAAGCACTTCACCCTCACCCTCACCGACACGACCCTCACCTTCGCCCGCAAGGAGGACGCCATCGCCGCGGAAGCCGCCCTCGATGGGATCTATATCATCCGCACCTCGGTTAAGGCCGAGCGTCTGGATAGTGCGAGCTGTGTGCGTCACTACCAATCGCTCTCGCAGGTCGAGCGCGCGTTTCGGTCCCTGAAGACCGTCGATCTCAAGGTCCGGCCCATCCACCACCGCTTGAGCGATCGGGCATTGCCGGCCGCATGGCCGGTACGGGCCCATATCTTCCTCTGCATGCTCGCCTACTACGTCGAGTGGCACCTGAAGGAGGCCTGGCGGGAACTACTCTTTACCGACGAGGACCAGGCGGCCAAGACCACCCGTGACCCGGTGGCCCCGGCCGAGCGCTCGGCAGGCGCGAAAGCCAAGATCGCCCGTCGACACCACGCGGACGGTACACCCATCCACAGCTTCCAGACACTCCTCACAGAGCTTGCCACCATCGTGCGCAATACGTGCTGCACCTCCGCCGAAGATGATGCCCCGACCTTTACCGTGACGACCCGCCCTAATCCGCTGCAAGCGCGCGCCATGGAGCTGATTGACACCCTCGCCGTGTAG
- a CDS encoding TIGR04255 family protein has product MDTQYKKPPITEAIISIVFAQPINDTALTDLQRKFSKHYPHSQPIENVHVNLNIGALPNTNVTETRERGYRLSSNDMTELLVLHPKSITVSQLAPYPGWQPFFERFCRDWTTRRRILGFQTVERIGVRYINRVDIPMEGKSIAHEDYLNVFPRVPAELGPLNAYTVQVQIFMDDLKAQLVINSASVPAPILKHASFVIDQDIVRLADVPQKDGDIFDLIGRIRDRKNHVFESCVTDQARSLFRDG; this is encoded by the coding sequence GTGGATACACAATATAAAAAGCCACCAATTACTGAAGCCATTATTTCGATTGTCTTCGCGCAACCGATTAATGATACAGCATTGACAGATCTCCAGAGGAAGTTCTCAAAGCACTACCCGCATAGCCAGCCAATTGAAAATGTTCATGTGAACCTAAATATAGGAGCTTTACCCAATACGAATGTGACGGAGACACGTGAGCGCGGCTACCGCCTTTCCTCTAATGACATGACAGAGCTTCTCGTGCTGCACCCTAAGTCAATCACGGTCTCTCAGTTGGCGCCTTATCCGGGGTGGCAACCGTTCTTTGAACGCTTTTGCCGGGACTGGACGACCCGAAGGAGAATTCTCGGATTTCAGACCGTTGAGAGAATTGGTGTCAGATACATAAACCGCGTCGACATTCCCATGGAAGGAAAGAGCATCGCGCACGAGGATTATCTAAATGTATTTCCACGGGTTCCCGCGGAATTGGGCCCCCTTAATGCTTATACGGTACAGGTGCAAATATTCATGGATGACCTAAAGGCCCAACTTGTCATCAACTCGGCTTCTGTTCCTGCGCCCATTTTGAAGCATGCGTCTTTTGTAATAGACCAAGATATAGTAAGACTAGCAGATGTTCCCCAAAAAGATGGGGATATTTTTGATCTTATTGGCAGAATTAGAGACAGAAAGAATCATGTGTTTGAATCTTGCGTGACCGATCAAGCCAGGAGTCTTTTCAGAGATGGATAA
- a CDS encoding Druantia anti-phage system protein DruA yields the protein MRVQTLPGHVLALRTVTADWTAAYGVPSPLAENLVDPARLTDRSAGNAGHCYRVAHWIDVGLTAGRGRAGRHHLRHEVRPKRILLYPPAPNARHRPQQAPEIDRHDVPTRHSEGASLHIENSCEALVRSLAAHGNQR from the coding sequence GTGCGAGTTCAAACCCTCCCAGGCCACGTACTCGCCCTGCGCACGGTCACCGCCGATTGGACGGCCGCCTACGGGGTCCCGTCCCCCCTAGCCGAGAACCTCGTTGATCCCGCCCGCTTGACCGACCGTTCGGCTGGCAATGCCGGACATTGCTATCGGGTCGCCCACTGGATCGATGTGGGCCTCACCGCCGGTCGCGGCCGCGCAGGCCGCCACCATCTCCGCCATGAGGTACGCCCCAAGCGGATCCTGCTTTACCCGCCCGCGCCCAACGCCCGGCACAGGCCCCAGCAAGCCCCGGAGATCGACCGCCACGACGTTCCGACCCGGCATTCCGAGGGGGCGTCGCTTCACATCGAGAATAGCTGCGAGGCTCTTGTCAGATCCTTGGCAGCGCATGGAAATCAGAGGTAG
- a CDS encoding transposase family protein produces the protein MPLSATDARALFARLASVDDPCARRGRRHSQRSLLAIVLCAVISGAQGPTAIAEWGRRLPPPMLRCRRAVDGRYEPPPSPRSAVCSRPSISRRLRRHWGIVSKCRRPRSMNPWHSMARPCVARRMVAMGRRLRARKRRGLEGEGGGPDKASELKAVKPLLDPLPLAGRVFPLPAAGRHCWSSGSCCDTPNVARLCHLRTPRAVP, from the coding sequence ATGCCGCTGTCCGCTACCGATGCCCGCGCGCTCTTTGCGCGCCTCGCATCCGTGGATGATCCGTGCGCTAGGCGCGGGCGGCGCCACAGCCAGCGTTCGCTGCTCGCGATCGTTCTTTGTGCGGTGATCAGTGGGGCCCAAGGACCCACCGCGATAGCCGAATGGGGGCGCAGGCTCCCGCCCCCGATGCTGCGCTGCCGCCGGGCCGTCGACGGCCGCTATGAGCCCCCTCCGAGCCCACGATCCGCCGTCTGCTCTAGGCCGTCGATATCGAGGCGCTTAAGGCGCCACTGGGGGATTGTCAGCAAATGCCGCAGACCACGGTCGATGAACCCGTGGCACTCGATGGCAAGACCCTGCGTGGCTCGCAGGATGGTGGCGATGGGCCGCCGCCTTCGGGCACGCAAGCGGCGTGGTCTCGAAGGAGAGGGAGGTGGCCCTGACAAGGCGAGCGAACTGAAGGCCGTGAAACCCCTGCTGGACCCCTTGCCGCTGGCGGGCCGGGTGTTTCCGCTACCCGCCGCAGGGCGACACTGTTGGTCTTCAGGCTCCTGCTGTGATACTCCAAATGTGGCCCGGTTGTGCCACCTGCGAACCCCACGCGCCGTCCCTTAA
- a CDS encoding ChaB family protein, protein MPSKKSSTETEKKSASKTTTRSKPAARAHTAQSATPSRQRAQTKNAKGKIVKTAKASRPRGPSAGANIPSTIARSDRHAQSLWRKALASAEKTYGDGALAHRVAYSALKHEYEKTGNLWVRKDEAGPSDAQAARGPATRPRSTEKPARTGRGHVVRKSGSPVGLHAKPPGR, encoded by the coding sequence ATGCCGAGCAAAAAGTCATCGACGGAAACCGAAAAGAAGTCGGCCTCGAAAACGACAACGAGATCGAAGCCGGCAGCTCGCGCGCACACTGCGCAATCCGCAACCCCGAGTCGCCAGCGTGCGCAGACCAAAAATGCCAAGGGCAAGATAGTCAAGACTGCGAAGGCGAGTCGGCCCAGGGGTCCTTCCGCGGGTGCGAATATCCCCTCGACCATCGCCCGCTCCGATCGTCATGCCCAGAGCCTGTGGCGCAAGGCGCTCGCGAGCGCTGAAAAGACGTATGGTGATGGGGCGCTCGCCCACAGGGTCGCCTACAGCGCCTTGAAGCACGAGTACGAAAAGACCGGCAATCTCTGGGTGCGCAAGGACGAAGCGGGGCCATCGGATGCCCAGGCCGCGCGGGGTCCTGCGACTCGTCCCCGCTCGACCGAGAAGCCCGCGCGCACCGGACGGGGTCATGTGGTCCGCAAGTCCGGCTCGCCCGTGGGCTTGCACGCAAAGCCCCCCGGACGATGA
- a CDS encoding zeta toxin family protein, with product MSEPTKPTLLVIAGPNGSGKTTVTQRMVDLSWFRDLCLVDPDAITASLPGGFRAHTNAPRAALAAGRRRYQALAAGQVIVCKTVFAAHADPARFVRAARDKGCRTHLLFVATRDPAINAYRVARRYMEGGHAIPVDTIVDRYYRSMMNLSRSLADFDLVHILDNSVDARAPALECVADNTARRLWLADSVEDWVHVATASVATVRRPQRAGAPTLPPYFSP from the coding sequence ATGAGCGAGCCGACTAAGCCCACCCTTCTCGTGATTGCCGGGCCCAACGGGTCTGGAAAGACCACCGTGACGCAGCGCATGGTCGATCTGTCGTGGTTTCGGGATCTGTGTCTCGTGGACCCGGATGCCATTACGGCCTCGCTTCCCGGCGGCTTTCGTGCCCATACAAACGCGCCGCGAGCAGCCCTTGCGGCCGGCAGGCGGCGATACCAGGCGCTTGCGGCCGGTCAGGTTATCGTCTGCAAAACCGTGTTCGCCGCGCACGCTGACCCAGCCCGCTTTGTGCGGGCGGCGCGCGATAAGGGCTGTCGCACCCACCTCCTCTTCGTCGCGACCCGGGATCCGGCCATCAACGCCTATCGGGTCGCGCGGCGCTACATGGAGGGAGGCCATGCGATCCCCGTGGATACCATCGTCGATCGCTATTACCGGTCCATGATGAATCTATCGCGATCACTTGCTGACTTCGATCTCGTACACATTCTCGACAACTCGGTCGATGCGCGAGCGCCCGCCCTCGAATGCGTGGCAGATAACACCGCAAGACGCCTCTGGCTCGCGGACTCGGTGGAAGACTGGGTGCACGTTGCGACGGCGAGCGTAGCGACCGTTCGTAGACCCCAGCGCGCTGGGGCCCCGACCTTGCCGCCGTATTTCTCACCATGA
- the waaF gene encoding lipopolysaccharide heptosyltransferase II, whose product MSATRALIVGPAWVGDMVMAHSLFQLLKARDPDRALDLIAPPATLPLAARMPEIADTIALAIPHGRLALRERLQLGRRLRERHYAQAYILPRSYKSALPAWASGATRRTGYLGEARYGLVNDIRREPAGSKLKTVERFLLLGLEPGEPLPEIPAPRLRADPEAGRRCAERFGIDLTAPLLALCPGAEYGPAKRWPARHFARLARTYHDRGWRVLALGGPRDQEIARAIGTLSEGACANLTGQTTLLEAVDLLALATAVVSNDSGLMHVAASLHKPMAAVFGSSDPRHTPPLDDRAVTVTLGLECSPCFARTCPLGHLRCLEDLTPERVEEALEVTMEAPRATVRIDSQRRPSPPSP is encoded by the coding sequence ATGAGCGCCACGCGGGCGCTGATCGTGGGGCCAGCCTGGGTGGGCGATATGGTCATGGCCCATAGCCTGTTCCAGCTCCTGAAGGCGCGCGATCCCGATCGCGCCCTGGACCTCATAGCCCCCCCGGCGACCCTGCCGCTCGCCGCGCGCATGCCCGAGATCGCCGACACCATCGCGCTCGCCATCCCGCACGGCCGGCTCGCCCTGCGCGAACGGTTGCAGCTCGGTCGCAGGCTGCGGGAACGCCATTACGCGCAGGCCTATATCCTGCCGCGGTCCTACAAGTCCGCGCTGCCGGCGTGGGCGAGCGGCGCGACGCGGCGCACAGGTTATCTTGGCGAGGCCCGCTACGGGCTCGTCAACGACATTCGCCGCGAACCCGCGGGCAGCAAGTTGAAGACCGTCGAGCGCTTCCTGCTCCTGGGGCTCGAGCCCGGCGAGCCCTTGCCAGAGATCCCGGCCCCGCGCCTTCGCGCCGACCCGGAAGCGGGAAGGCGGTGCGCCGAACGCTTCGGGATCGATCTTACGGCGCCACTCCTCGCGCTCTGCCCCGGGGCAGAATACGGTCCCGCGAAGCGCTGGCCCGCCCGCCATTTCGCGCGGCTTGCACGGACGTACCATGATCGCGGATGGCGCGTCCTCGCACTCGGCGGCCCACGCGATCAGGAGATCGCCAGGGCCATAGGCACGCTGTCTGAAGGCGCGTGCGCCAACCTGACCGGGCAGACCACCCTACTCGAGGCCGTGGACCTCTTGGCCCTGGCCACTGCGGTCGTCAGCAACGACTCGGGCCTTATGCACGTCGCGGCCAGCCTCCATAAACCCATGGCGGCGGTCTTTGGATCCTCGGATCCCCGCCACACCCCGCCCTTGGACGACCGCGCGGTCACGGTCACCCTGGGCCTTGAATGCAGTCCCTGCTTTGCCCGCACCTGCCCCTTGGGTCACCTGCGCTGCCTCGAGGATCTCACACCAGAGCGCGTGGAAGAGGCCCTGGAAGTGACAATGGAGGCCCCGCGGGCGACCGTTCGAATCGACTCTCAGCGAAGGCCATCGCCGCCTTCGCCCTGA
- a CDS encoding zinc-finger domain-containing protein, protein MDKEQLAPAPTARAMRVEVTHADLPLHCPMPAMSLWNSHPRVFLPIDVSGEERCPYCGTVYVLTDMKELPDGR, encoded by the coding sequence ATGGACAAGGAACAGCTGGCGCCGGCCCCGACGGCGCGGGCCATGCGCGTCGAGGTCACGCACGCCGACCTCCCGCTGCACTGCCCGATGCCTGCCATGAGCCTCTGGAACTCGCATCCGCGGGTGTTCCTGCCGATCGATGTGAGCGGCGAGGAGCGCTGCCCTTACTGCGGAACGGTCTATGTCCTCACCGACATGAAGGAACTCCCGGACGGGCGATGA